From Oncorhynchus keta strain PuntledgeMale-10-30-2019 chromosome 8, Oket_V2, whole genome shotgun sequence:
aagtgaaataacctgCCTGTAAACAAAAAATTACTTGAGTCAtgcaagtagatgtcctaaccgacttgccaaaactatagtttgttaacaagaaatttgtggagtggttgaaacatttgtggagtggtatTGTAGTTTTACTGACTACAATACAAGTATGTAAActcccaacttcaactgtagattaTTTTTTTTCAGtactttttaccccctttttcgtgATATTCAAAtcggtagttacagtcttgtcccatcgcgggaactcccatacggactctaGAGAGttgaaggtcgaaagccatgcaccctccgaaacacaaccccgccaaaccgcactgcttcttgacacacagCACGTTTAATCCcggaaaccagccgcaccaatgtgtcggaggaaacactgtacagttGGCACCCGAAGTCAGCATGGATGCCCCCGGGCcgtcacaaggagtcgctagagcgcgatgggacaaggacgtcCCGCCGGCCAAACCATCCCCGAACAAGGacaactctgggccaattgtgcgcagcctcatgggtctcccattCGCAGCGGGTGGCGGCGCTTGTAGCACTGCAAagtagtgccttagactgctgagccactcgggaggcccgaaGGTAGATTTTTACAAGCACTATAGACCATCACTCTAGGCCTGAGGTCAGTATAGTTATTGATACATGTAGCACAATTCTCCTGGCTTTCATCAATATCAATCAACCGTCCCAAGCCATGGCAGCGTGCAACAAAATTGTCTGACTTCACTGTTGCTGCCTGACCCCTCCATAAGGAGCCATGACCAGAGGCTTCGTTCGCATTTAAACTGATGCAAATTTTTAGGATATAATTAAGATACACAGAATATTCATCTGCAGAAAAAATGCAAATATATACAAATTTAGCCAAAAATGATTGGTGTCCAGTGTCCATGGCAACCATCAACAATCATTACAACAGTTCTTTCTATCTTCCCTTAATTGCTCCCTGTGAGGTTGAATTCTCAGATGACGCACCCCCCCCTTTGCCTTCACTCCCCAGAGCAGCTGCTCTGTGGTTTGGCTAGCCTTCCCTAGTGCTCTGGGCTCTAGTTATGTAATGACTGCAGAGCAGATAGAACATAGAGCCACATCCCCTGGTCAACTGaatagcatcccaaatggcaccctattccctatagtgcactcccaaaagtagtgtactacattgggaatagagtgccatttgggaagcacacATTGACTGCATGCATGGCCATCGTTAAGGTGAGCTGCTACAACAGAATCATTACAAGCACTTAAGCTTATTAAAATTGGCATGGGGCCCAATGTGGGGCAAGCCCCTGAGATGTTAGACAAAGGCACAGTGCAAGAGCCCATGAGAATGACTGAGTAGACTCTAGAGCATGTGTAGGGCAGCATACTCAAGTCCCACAGAAGAGAAAAACAAGGTGACATAAAAAtgaacagtacattattcaagtAGCCTAAATGAAATACAAGATATAGGAGTGAGGTGTGGTGGGGGCACCTGAGACCCAAGTGGAGGTTAAAGATGATATAGGCCACTTGTAATGCAGAGGAAATGCAGCACCTCCCAGCCAagacacactctcctctctgagcTAACTGCAAAGTCTCTTATGGTTGATTGATGAGAGCATTCGCAGCCAGGTCAATGCAAAGTTGTGAGCGAGCACTTAGTTGTGGCACCACACCAGAGTGGACAGACAGAAAAGAAGCCCCAGAATTTGTGGCCTCAGCTGGGTCCACTCTCTGGACGTGTGGAGGTGGCGTGGAAGAAAGCCTGAAGTGACCCCAACTCAAACCTATAAACTTAGGTAAAAGCCCCGGGCTCTTTTACCTAAGCTCAAATAGAGTTACGAGGCAGATGCTTTCAGAGCCAATGATGCCCTGCAAATACAGAATGATGGCAGATGTGTGAAATTTGCATGTATGCATGAGGAGTTCAACTAGGACACTGTTTGAGAAAAAGGAGAGAAAATAAGGAGAGAAATGGGCATCAAGGAAAATAGGACAAGACTGATGAATGCCTGAACATAATACcgcaaagaaaaaaacatttgatttgactcatGTCACTACTTTAAGACTATGCCCATGGACATTGAGATACAAGATTAGAAAAAGAATAGTTaaggcctcctgagtggcacagtggtcaaaggcactgcatcacagtgctagctgtgccactagagatcctggttcgagtccagactGTCGCAACCGGgaggccgcgaccgggagacccatggggcggcgcacaattggcccagcgtcgtccaggttaggggatgttcttgtcccatcgcgcactagcgactcctgtggcggaccgGGCGCAATGCACTCTgacagtcgccaggtgtacggtgtattctccaacacattggtggggctggcttccaggttaagcgggcattgtgtcaagaagcagtgcggcttggctgggttgtttCAGAGGAAgcacagctctcgaccttcgcctctccggagtacgtatgggagttgcagagatgggacaagactaactaccaattgggaaGAAAAAGGGGTTAAAAAAATTAAAGTTAGGTAACACTTGCAATTCACACACACAAATTCCTCTAGCCATGTGAGCTCACTGAAATGAATGACTATATTCCCTAGGTGTGAATTAAGATTCATTCAGGACACAAATATTGCTTTACCCAGTGTTAATATTGAATCACTCACACATTACATTGAAAATAAACTAATATAAATCAAACTAAAGTGCCATGGGTGAAACAACAAACACACTTAGGCTTCACAGATTAATTCAGCCACCCAATCAACAGTGTTTAATCAGTAACAAATGGTACAAAATATAGCAGCCACAATCACCATACCACAGAGACTACAAAACGGAATCAGGTACAACAGCTCAAATTGAAACAACCAAGTCATTCACTTTACAGTGCAGAGTATTTGATCATGTAACTTCCTGACAGTACATAGTACTGGCCATAAACCACAGTTAGTTGTTCAGGAACAGAAGGCTTCACAGGTTCTGATAAACATGAGTAGTCCTTAATCATGATAAAGCTGGGCCCACTGTTCCCTGGCAGCCTGCGAACCCTTGGCCTGTGAAATTGAgctctgttatcctgcatcaagAGGCTGGAGGGGTGTAAAAGTAATCAGATTTGcattccacctgtgtgtgtgtgatggatagGTGTGAAAGGAGCCAAGGGTGTGTGTGCTCTCCCTCTATTTTAACCTCAGGGACCCAAGGGGGATATCACTCATGTGATGtcatcacacagagacagaggactcCAGAGCGAAGGCAGAGTTTTATCAAGGGTGTCTGTCATGTCACGTGAACGTGACTGAAGAATCTCAACAGCAAGTTACAAAAATTCACATCCCCCCTCTGTATCGCTGCACTATCCTTTGCATCGGTTGCCATGATGCTGCTCTTTGGCGTCGTCAAATGTTTTAGTAATTCCAACACGCCGCCTCCACCTAAATGCAGCTGGGTTATCCATGAATCAGCGGAAGTTCAGTTGAGGCCACACCTGCCTCAGAGCTTATTACCTCCTATACTTAATACTGCAGCACACCCAACCTCCCTATTCCCGACCAACTACCACAGTGAACACATGCTTCAATTTCTGCCTCAGCTTCTTTTAAAAACGACGGAGCAGCAGCATGCAGAGCAACTCAAAACGTAGCCATAGCTTGAGTGCTCCCTGGTGGACAATCACAGAATTTGACGCATAATACATTGCAGTGCAATGAGAGAGGCCTGCCTTTTGTAGGTGGGAATGGTCATCGTGGCTGCAACGACTGTATGCAGATAACCAAGAACATTCTAGACAAGAAAAATAATGTAGTTGGAACAACTGTCATGGAAGGGGAGAGAGTCTGACCTGATGACTATGAGGTGGTCATGCCTGCCGATCTTGGCAATGGTAGAAGCTCTTCACAAATTTTCTAAATGTTTGTTCTCGCCACTGTGCCTGGTGGCATTCCAGGAGCTTCCTCAAGGTCAGTCTTGGCTTTGCTGTCCCCTTTCTCTTCTGAGCCTTCTTATATTTCTTAGCGGTTTAGGATTCCTCTTAGCCTTTCGAGCCTCAGAAGTTACTCCTTTTCGGGCTGCCTTACCAACACCGCAGTACATGGAGGCATCTGGAAAAAGAGACAACAATGGATTAGACTACATAAGATGTCATACTGCCACTTTTCCACTTTCAGAACCAGGAAAAACTAGACCTAAGGATAGCCAAGCATGGTGGTTCGAGGAAGTAAACATGTATTCTTAAACTAATTGGACATTTTGCCGCAAAGTGCCAATGCTGCAAATACTGATAATAAGTGGGGACATCTCTTAATTTCACACAACTGAAAGAAAGTAATACTCAAGAAAATAAAAGGTGTTACCGTTTAGCTTTACTTACAGTGAGGACAAAAGTCTCCAACCACAAAGCTCTTCACTTCCAGTAGCTCTCTATTCTCTGCCAAATCTTTCCTGGCCTGGAATGTTGAGAAGTGTATTGCTAGCCACCAGTCCTTTCTGTACCCCATCTCCTCTGCAAAAATCTTCAGCCATTGTTTTCTAAAAGAAAATATAAATCCGTGGAATTGGCACAAATTAAGCATGACATAAGGACTTGACAGTTTGCCATGAGAAGAGATAAGCAATGTATGCCGAATTTAATTTCTTCAAAGGGAGTGCATTTTCAATGTCCTCCTTTTGAGAGAGAGTAGTGTGGATTCATGCAGCCATCCTTACTTCATCCTCAGTCTCTTGATGATGTTCATCAAATGGTTCCAGACATCCAAGTTGCTCCTCCAACTGGAGTAGTCCAGGAGATCCAGAACCACACCTAGAGCCTTCTGAAGATCACCCTCATTCTCTGGGGGAAAAAAACTCATCCTTTACTATGAACACCTTCATAGGACCAACATCAATGTGAAGAGCATATCCACCAAACACATTAATCTGAATGCGTAACAAAGCCCGAGGACAGAAACACGCACAAAAACATTTGAAAAATGACTAAAACATCAAGATAGACTTTAAAATTACTAGTTTTCCCTCATTTTACACCCCATTATCCCTTTAAGACACTCAAAATCAATATATTGTTATTATATTTCTATATTCACATACCCGACTGTACCAGAAGAGAACAGTATTCCGGCATCAACTCATGACTTGGGACCAATGTATGCAGGATCTAAGGCAAATGTAATCGAAAACATGGACTCATTAAACAGTACAGTACCAGTAGGCTATTGAGGGGCAAAGTGCAGGACTAACTGTAGCCTAGAGATTtcaccttactgtgattgttttaaaatgaaatggtcaaaaagaaacaaattgcttcttagcaaaaaaacatttctaaagcaagaattttgctagtaCTGTCTGGGAGAGGTCTTTGTGGGGAGGGGAAATCcaaaaactagctgttattggcagagacgtttggaactctttcttattggtctattaacaaattgaccacctggtgatgtcaccagccaGACCAAAACTCCaccccaccaaaacaggcagacattTCAGGCGTCTCTTCAAACAACTTATACACTAAAAGGACATTATacattttcacagtattattcaaacctgtggaaatgtatataaaaacacaggaaaatattttactgcactgggcctttaataatGATAATAGTGCCCAACATATCAGCTAGATTCCCCTGTTAAGGGGAGCAATGGCCTCAGTACTACCTTCAGCACTTTGAGAAGTTTCTTCAGTGGGTGGTTCTGTTTCTTCATGTACCGGTATAGGTAGACATGGGCATTGGGGTTGGGTGGGAAACTGTTGTCATAGGCATAGTCATTTAGAACCTTCACAGCTCCCTCGTGATCGTTGTAGAATTCCAGCATCTGCCATTGGCACACGCAAGTCAAAACATTAGATCATCATAGGTAGTCTGATAAGGGAAAGTAGTTCAATGATGGAAAAGTAATACAATGATGGAAAAAGGGGATGCCAGGGGCCATGTTAAGTAGGGCAAATTGTAGTAAATCGTTTTGAAACGGAAAAATGAAAACAAGTGTGTTtactggacaaattcaggtagtaTGTTACCGTTTGGTTTGGAAATGGTTCTTGTTTCATGCCTACTGAACACGAAGCAGTACTTACATCAATGTAACTCAGAACAAAAGGATCCCAGACGCCAGGAAGCTTCATGATCTCCTTCAGGTTCACAGAAGATTGTCGGAAGTAGCTATGCATTTCTTGGTTGACAGCTGCATCATACTCATCTAAAATATGTTAAAGTCCATGTTAAGCCAAAGCACAACCACAGGTTATGGTTACATTTTATTTGGCCATGCTTTTTGAAATGTATTGGAATTGTCCCTAAAGACGCAGTTACATTATCTGGCCAGTAGATGGTGACGTAACATACAGATTTCCACTATCCCAATGTCATTGAAACCAATGAAAAATGGATACTTGGGGGTTGCCAGGTGTCCTCTTACCTGTGCTGGATGCAGTGGCTTTCTTGTCACACCAGATGAAGTAATCCAGGAAGCCACTATAGGCCTGGATCAGCCTAATCCTCTGGGACTGACCGGATGACTGCTTGCCATACCTCCAGCTCTCAGCGATGGACAGCTGAAGTTTGGCATCCTCAAACTGCCCATTGACCAGGAGATGGAACGAGTGCTCCAGACAGACCTTCAGGACAAACCAATTCTTCAATGCACATTGGCATACACTTCCATTGCAAACACATTGTTTACACATTCCAtctatttgtttgtttttgaagGTGTCATAATTGCTTCATAACAAAAGTATAGACATGTTGACTGTCctatttaaactttttttttaccTATTGACTTAGGGTACTTTAGTTGGGCTGATAGGGTAGAGATCAAGAGGTCAATTATGGAACCTACCTTCAGGTAATGCTTTACTCCTGAGTGTTTCACTCGCTCATAGAAACTGTTGTAGTCTTCCAGCTTCGAGTCGGGATGGTGGTGTAGTATCTCTGTGCCTATCCTCCAAATTATCTGAAAGACAACGTTTGTTCAAACTTAGCATTCATACAGTACTTATTAGCTACCCTTTGTGAGAGTTCAGTCGGTGCAAAGATTGACCTACCTCAGCGTAGAGTTGTGGCATGTTTGCGGTGGTATCCTCCAGTGTCTGTGAGTAACTGGCCATGTACTCTGCGGCATCCTGCCATCTATGGTGCAGCAAGACCTCCCTAATGTGCTGGAGGCAGTTCCTTGTGGTCTTGTGAAAGCCAGTCTCACGGGGTGTCTCTAATGAAACAGACATTGCCACTGGTTAATAAGAGCATCTTATAAAATCGGGCattaacatacactacatgaccaaaggtatgtggacagctactcgtccaacatctcattccaaaatcacgggcattaatatggagttgtaaCCCCCCTTTGCTAaacataacagcctccactcttcagggaaggctttccacttaatgttgaaacattgctggggggacttgcttccattcagccacaagagcattcgtgaggtcgggcactgatgttgggcgattaggcctggctggcagtcggcgttccaattcatcccaatggggttgaggtctgggCTCTGTGCTAGCCAGTCAAGTTAGTCCAcatcgatctcaacaaaccatttctgtatggactttgtgcacaggggaattgacatgctgaaacaggaaagagcctttctccaaaactgttgccacaaagttgcaagcacagaattgtctcgaatgtcattgtatgctgtaagcGCTAAGCCCTCTTCactggaactacagggcctaccccaaagcatgaaaaacagcccaataCCATTATTCCTAcactttacagttgtcactatgcattcgggcaggtagtgttctcctggcattcgccaaacccagattaattCGTCGGACTGCTAGATGGttaaagcgtgattcatcactccagataatgtttttccactgctccagagttcaatgacagcgagctttacactactccagccgacgctcccgacaaacagttattgtgctgaagttgctttcAGAGGCCATTTGGatctcagtagtgagtgttgcaactgaggatgATTTCTACgagctatgcgcttcagcactcggcagttgTCTGTGAGCGTATGggctaccacttcacagctgagctgttgttgctctaagatgtttccacttcacaataactgcACTTACAgttggcagctctagcagggcagaaacttgacaaactgacttgttggaaaggtggcatcctatgatggtgccacgttgaaagtcactgagctgcTCAGTAAGACCATTCTTTGGCCAATGTGATTctctggagattgcatggctgtgtattcgattttatacatctgtgatggagtggctgaaatagccaaatctactaatttgaaggggtgtccacatacttttgtgtatatatagtgtatgtagtaCCAGTCAGTAAACAGCAGCTTGAACTAGCTAACTTGCTGGTTTAGCTTACTCAAGGGTTCACATAATCTTCTGCACACTGCATTTTATAAATTACCTTTAAATAAAGGAGGCGCCAGGGGAAGGTTTGGCTTGTTGATTCGTTTTCTGTTGATTGATTCATCGTCATCTGAAGACTCATTTTCGCCCTGTTCTTCACCGAGCACCCTCAGTTCTGACTCTATATCATCCATAACCCACCGTTCAAAGTTCGACCTATTTTCGTTAACATATATTTGATGTGAATTTGCGCCAAACACCATACACGATAACAGCGTCTTATCAGCGACACAAAAAAGTACTTCCGGGTCACGGAAGTCGTTTTTCTAAATAAAAGTCGCCCACGTAATAGTAGAAAAGTGCATTAACCTATATTTATTCAtgacacgaaacacagcccttattaaGTGATTCCGTAAGGGAAAAATTAAttgtggaaaaacgattggaaccatttccctgtttgggTATTATGACATCGCCACTTTGGGGCTCTGTAGCTGGGATAGGCAACTCTGTTCCTGGAGTGCAGGAAGAACTAcaggattttgttccaactaggcaccacatctgaccaactgagctaattgatcagttcaatgattgcctaaattcaacacacccGCTGTTCCAGGTTGGTAAATCAAAAACATGAAGTGTCTGGGGCACTCCAGGACCATGGTTGCCTAGCCCTGCACTATAGGCCCATAAATTACATATTGGCTTACATTGAAAAAACTATTCTAGATGCTGAAATAAAGTGGGGTTGGGATTACTCACTAGGGTCttcattttaatttgactttataacaagagggctttgtgttCGAGCCTATTTAATAAATAAgaggtaggcctacctgtttcACAGACAATTATAGGCTATACTATCCATAGACCTAACCTATATAATAATGATTTAACAACAATATACTGGAATAAGATATAATAAATTAGGGAAGGGAGCACGCTGCAGAGGTCTGGTGTTGGTGGAAGAATTGGTCAAGGGTGGACCTAGTGCTAAAGTAGGAGTTGACTGTACTAATAGTGACACTGTTGTCTGGGGTGATGAGGGTTAACTGTGGAGTTGACAGTACTGATAAATGCATAGATCAGAATAATTTTACACAACAGATGATAAATTAAAATAAGGCTGTTGAACCACCAAATCTGAAGCATAAATTGTATGGGGGTGGCACGGATATTGTGAATTATCAGAATGTTAAGACTCAAATTTTTGTGGTGGGGGGGACATAAATGCATTTTGGGATTGTCATCATATTTCAATGGCAATACATACACAAATTTTGAGAGGAAGTTGCCAAAACCTTGCAATGGCCAATTGGAAAAACAATTGTCACTAATAAACGTAGTGTAAAAAATCTTGGGAATATGTGGGACAAGAATAGAGGTTTTGGTAATCAGACTCAGCCTCAGTTTAACCTCATTTTTGTTAATCAGATTGAGGAATCGGTTGAATTGACCAATCCGTTGGGCCGTCACCCATATGTAATGAAATGGGAGATGAGGATGACTGCACAAATTTAAGTCAGTGCAACAGTCAGACTGAACTAATTGATACAAAAACACCAAAcacagaggggggaggagaaatGCAGTGAAAGGTAAATATGGTGAGGAACGTGTCACACAGCACAAGAAACCCCAAACACTTTTGTTTTTGTAAACCACCAAACTGTAAACAAGCACTGATTGTGTTGGCCTATCTACAGATAGTCAAAAGGATGTTGAATCTGCTATTTTTCTATGCAACTCAATCATGTTGAGTTCAAGTACAGCCATTGTAAAATGGATTTAGCCTTAAAGGGGACTGTGACACAGATATACAATCTATTGCTCGTGACAACAAAGTGAAATTAAACTAAATGGTAACAGAGAATGTAAATGAGGCTCAGGCACAAAATCTTTGGTAGGCTTAGTGCCTCACTTCCCTAGAATCATGTCGGTAAGTAGGCCTCAAATAGTACTGGagaaaatattaatattattattattattatcaatatCTCAAGTATTGCCTTTATTGGTTAAAATAAAgcccagcatcccggagtcgcctcttcactgttatcgttaagactggtgttttgtttctggacattttgagcctgtaatcgaacccacaaatgctgatgctcaaaAATACTCAACTATATTAAATaaagacagttttattgcttctttaatcaggacaccagttttcagctgtgttaacatacttgcaaaagggttttctaatgatcaattagccttttaaaatgataaacttggattagctaacaacgtgccattggaacacaggagtgatggttgctgataatggacctctgtacgcctatgtagatattccattaaaaatctgccatttccagctacaatagtcatttacaacatcaacaacattaacaatgtctacaccctatttctgatcaattttatgttattttaatggacaaaaaatgtgcaaCAAGGACATtactaagtgaccccaaactgtgGCATTGGACGAAGATAGAGAGGCATAGTATAGAAtgaagtatatacatatgagatgggtgatgcaatatttacaCACAATTAAAGATACCTAGgaatggtatagagtacagtttatacatatgagatgagtaatgcaagacacggagacattattaaagtggctagtgtttcatttccttaaagtggccagtgattcctaatctatgtctataggcagcagcctctgatgtgctggagatggctgtttaacagtcagtggtgtagtatagaataagagtaggtaacaacacatgtgctacgctgatcctcaacacaggagtccctcaggggtgcgtgctcaatcccctcctctactccctgttcactcatgactgcatgactccaacaccatcattaagtttgcagatgacacaacagtggtaggcctgatcactgacaacaacgagacagcctatacagcgaggaggtcagagacctggccgtgtggtttcaggacaacaacctctccctcaacgtgatcaagacaaaggagattgtggactacaggaaaaagaggatgAGCACGCCTCCATTAACATCTACTGGGCTGTAgtggtggagcaggttgagagcttcaagttccttggtgtccacatcaccaaccaactaacatggtccaagcacaccaagacagttgtgaagaggccACAACATAACCACTTCCCCCTCAGGGGAGtgaaaatatttgtcatgggtcctcagatcctcaaaaggttctacagctgcaccatcgagagcatcttgactggcttagtacatcactggagccaagctttctgccatccggaacctctataccaggcggtgtcagaggaaggccataaaaattgtcagactccagccaccctagtcatagactgttctctcagctaccgcacggcaagcggtaccggagcgccaagtctaggtccaagtggcttctaaacagcttctaaccccaagccataagacttctgaacatctaatcaaatggctacccagactatttggattgcccccccccccttacaccgctgctactctgttattatctgtgcatagtcactttaataactacctacatgtacatattacctcgactaaccagtgcccccgcacattgactcagtaccggtaccccctgtatatagtctcactactgtaattttactgctgctctttaattacttgttccttttatttcttattcgtaTTTTttaaactacattgttggttaggggcttgtaagtaaacatttcactgtaaggtctactacgcctgttgtattcagcgcatgtgactaataacagttgatttgatttatagaatacaatacagaaatacatatgagatggtgtgatgcaatatgtaaacacaattttaaagtgactaagataccgtagaatagtgtgGAGTGCAGTTTGTGACGACCCTCCtgctctgtctgccgtattctttcgctttgctcttgttttccttattaggatgttGGCGGGCGGagctgggagggtcgtcagcgacatgggacacacctgggcccgggtgtgtccccGGATAAATGCACCAATTCCCCATTCATTGGGGAGACTCTCCATGCATGCACACTTATAGATTTTGGTTGTGGCCATTTGGTTGCTTTGGTACCTTTCAACACACTTCATTATCACCTTTATGCACACAACCACTCACCATTGTTAATTGTTTTTAGTTTActtcagttaataaatatattttgttattccttATCTCCACCTTGTCTCCTTTTTGTTACGAACTTCGAGCTGGTTCGTG
This genomic window contains:
- the taf1a gene encoding TATA box-binding protein-associated factor RNA polymerase I subunit A; protein product: MVFGANSHQIYVNENRSNFERWVMDDIESELRVLGEEQGENESSDDDESINRKRINKPNLPLAPPLFKETPRETGFHKTTRNCLQHIREVLLHHRWQDAAEYMASYSQTLEDTTANMPQLYAEIIWRIGTEILHHHPDSKLEDYNSFYERVKHSGVKHYLKVCLEHSFHLLVNGQFEDAKLQLSIAESWRYGKQSSGQSQRIRLIQAYSGFLDYFIWCDKKATASSTDEYDAAVNQEMHSYFRQSSVNLKEIMKLPGVWDPFVLSYIDMLEFYNDHEGAVKVLNDYAYDNSFPPNPNAHVYLYRYMKKQNHPLKKLLKVLKILHTLVPSHELMPEYCSLLVQSENEGDLQKALGVVLDLLDYSSWRSNLDVWNHLMNIIKRLRMKKQWLKIFAEEMGYRKDWWLAIHFSTFQARKDLAENRELLEVKSFVVGDFCPHYASMYCGVGKAARKGVTSEARKAKRNPKPLRNIRRLRRERGQQSQD